A window of the Xenopus laevis strain J_2021 chromosome 9_10L, Xenopus_laevis_v10.1, whole genome shotgun sequence genome harbors these coding sequences:
- the med1 gene encoding mediator of RNA polymerase II transcription subunit 1 has protein sequence MSSLLERLHSKYSQNRPWPETIKLVRQIMEKRTGMMSGSHQHLVTCLETLQKALKVSSLSAMTDRLESIARQNGLTSHLSPNGTECYITTDMFYLEVLLDTEGQLCDVKVAHHRENPVSCPELVEQLREKNFEDFSQHLKGLVNLYKVPGDNKLETKMYLALQSLELDLTKMAAIYWQATNATVLEKILHGTVGYLTPRSGGQVMSLKYYVSPYDLFDDGTGASISLSEGHAVPRSLGMNVSVTIEATTSMYKLPIAPLIVGSHAMDNKGTPSFTSITNANSVDLPACFFLKFPQPIPVSRAFIQKIEHCTGIPLIDGSHTFLPHYELVTQFELAKEKDPGPLNHNMRFYASLPGQQHCYFLNKDAPLPDGRSLQGTLLSKIPFQHPSRVPVILSLIRHQVAYNTLIGSCVKRTMLKEDCPGLLQFEVAPLSDSCFSISFQHPVNDSLVCVVMDVQDSTHVSCKLYKGLSDALICTDDFITKVVQRCMSIPVTMRAIRRKAETIQADTPALSLIAETVEDMVKKNLPPASSPGYGMTSALSGLTTPTSSYTSGQNSSLFNMGMKERHDSTGHGDDFNKVTQNPILTSLLQITNNTGGTLGSSPTQPQHTPPPVSSPASNTKNHPMLMNLLKDNPAQDFSNLYGGSPMERQNSSGSPRTELGASATGKPKKKRPRTGAEKMKNQTEDDFQRELFSMDVDSQNTIFDVGMAGDALDTPHITPAPSQCGTPPTVYQQSIPHAQSNMQRMVRIPSTDAIIPDVTDILSDIAEEASKLSGPGEDCPNLGTPVRDSSSSGHSQSTLFDTDVFQVDGGGGSGGENPYPDPVDLIVDSHGSPNSDSPNTFFNSVDFNPDLLNSQSQSGFTDDLNDDSSQSGDNDFKDFAGPGLASLNIVSGLPVDGGDGKYKMGLGADTLDFSIISTGGSKTLGGPDIQETQSRSQSPLLSNDLGKDRPQKQKVKESSNGGGAGGGLSGMQSAGMEGKSMKRSRTPSSDGKSKDKPPKRKKTESDGKSPSHITNRPFTPPTSTGGSKSPGTSGRSQTPPGMATPPIPKITIQIPKGTVSVGKPSSHGQYSSSGSSSSSSSKSHHGHSSLSSSASGKIKSNKSDGSSGMKIGSSGGGMYSGQSGQSSSQSKNSSQSMGKAGSSPITKHGLSSNVSNSSGSKTKPQGKPSVLMNPSLSKPNISPSHSRPSGGSDKMSSPMKPMPGTPPSSKAKSPIGSGGQHLSGGGSNSTTKSSSGLVSSGSLSQKPNSSSSSSSSSSSSSSSSSSSSSSFCGGVSQNLHGNSKGKSPSRNKKPSLTAVIDKLKHGVGTGGPGSEDPMDGGGGGGSTGAPSHGMSSKHGMVVGEFPTKREKSEKDKSKGSGSGGSSDPSKKGGGDSKGSVGTGVAKIIISKHDGGSPSIKAKVTLQKPEGGGDGLRSQMQKNYGSPLISGSTPKHERCSPSHNKSPAYTPQALDSESESGSSSIAEKSYQNSPSSDDGGGSGSRAQTEYSAEKHKKHKKEKKRLKDKDRDREKKKSYGMKPESWSKSPISADPTMAMSGGSMMSSDRGVRPTPSFLMDDDDLMDVPLTL, from the exons ATGAGTTCTCTGTTGGAGCGACTGCATTCTAAATACAGTCAGAATCGACCATGGCCCGAAACCATCAAACTAGTGCGGCAAATAATG GAAAAACGGACAGGAATGATGTCTGGCAGCCACCAGCACCTTGTCACTTGTTTAGAGACCTTGCAGAAAGCTTTGAAAG TGTCATCTTTATCTGCCATGACCGATCGTCTGGAGTCAATAGCAAGACAGAATGG CCTAACATCCCACCTGAGTCCAAACGGCACGGAGTGTTATATTACTACGGATATGTTCTACCTTGAAGTACTTTTGGATACAGAAGGGCAACTGTGTGATGTAAAGGTGGCCCACCACAGAGAGAACCCAGTG AGTTGTCCAGAGCTGGTTGAGCAACTAAG GGAGAAGAACTTTGAGGATTTCTCACAGCATCTGAAAGGCCTGGTGAACCTGTACAAGGTGCCGGGGGATAA CAAATTGGAGACAAAAATGTATCTTGCTCTTCAGTCTTTAGAGCTTGACCTCACAAAGATGGCTGCCATTTACTG GCAGGCTACCAATGCCACtgtgctggaaaaaatactgcatGGTACAGTTGGGTACCTGACCCCAAGGAGTGGAG GCCAGGTCATGAGTCTGAAGTATTACGTCTCTCCATATGATTTGTTTGATGACGGCACAGGAGCAAGCATATCTCTCAGCGAAGGACACG CAGTTCCTCGGTCACTTGGAATGAATGTGTCTGTAACCATAGAAGCGACCACCTCCATGTACAAGCTGCCTATCGCCCCGCTCATTGTGGGCTCCCATGCTATGGATAACAAAGG GACTCCATCCTTCACTTCCATAACAAATGCCAACAGTGTGGACCTCCCTGCTTGCTTCTTTCTAAAGTTCCCGCAACCCATTCCAGTTTCCAGAGCATTCATCCAAAAAATCGAACATTGCACTG GTATCCCACTGATTGATGGTTCCCATACTTTCCTGCCTCATTATGAGTTGGTCACCCAGTTTGAGTTGGCCAAAGAAAAGGACCCTGGACCATTAAACCACAACATGCGGTTTTATGCG TCTCTGCCTGGGCAGCAGCATTGCTATTTTCTCAATAAAGATGCCCCTCTCCCTGATGGAAGATCTCTGCAAGGAACGTTGCTGAGTAAGATTCCGTTCCAGCACCCTAGTCGTGTGCCCGTCATCCTTAGCCTGATCCGGCACCAGGTAGCTTACAACACATTGATTGGGAGCTGCGTTAAGCGCACCATGCTGAAGGAAG ACTGCCCTGGCCTTTTGCAGTTTGAAGTGGCTCCTCTCTCCGACTCCTGCTTCAGCATCTCCTTCCAGCATCCAGTCAATGATTCTCTAGTATGTG TTGTGATGGATGTGCAGGATTCCACTCATGTGTCTTGCAAACTTTACAAGGGTCTCTCTGATGCTCTCATCTGTACAGACGACTTTATTACCAAAGTGGTCCAGAG GTGCATGTCAATACCTGTAACAATGAGAGCCATTCGTAGGAAAGCAGAGACTATACAGGCTGACACACCAGCCCTTTCTCTCATTGCTGAGACCGTGGAGGACATGGTAAAGAAGAACCTTCCACCAGCCAGTAGTCCTGGTTATGGGATGACTTCTGCACTTAGTGGCCTAACTACCCCAACCAGCTCGTATACCTCGGGGCAAAATTCTTCCCTATTCAACATGGGGATGAAGGAGCGACATGACTCAACAGGCCACGGAGATGACTTCAACAAAGTTACTCAAAATCCCATACTCACCAGTCTTTTGCAAATCACAAACAACACCGGTGGCACACTGGGCTCAAGTCCAACACAACCCCAGCACACTCCACCTCCTGTCTCTTCCCCAGCAAGTAATACCAAGAACCATCCTATGTTGATGAATTTGCTGAAAGACAACCCAGCACAAGACTTTTCCAACTTGTATGGTGGTAGTCCAATGGAGAGGCAGAATTCCTCAGGATCGCCTCGTACAGAGCTCGGTGCTTCGGCAACTGGAAAGCCCAAGAAAAAAAGGCCCAGGACAGGGGCAGAAAAGATGAAGAACCAGACAGAGGATGACTTTCAGAGGGAGCTCTTCTCCATGGACGTGGACTCTCAGAACACCATATTTGATGTGGGCATGGCAGGTGATGCTCTGGACACCCCTCACATCACACCAGCACCAAGCCAGTGTGGCACACCACCAACTGTGTATCAACAGTCTATACCCCACGCTCAGTCTAACATGCAGAGAATGGTGAGGATCCCTAGCACAGATGCCATTATCCCTGATGTCACAGACATTCTCTCAGACATTGCAGAGGAGGCCTCCAAGCTGTCTGGACCTGGGGAAGATTGTCCAAACCTTGGAACTCCTGTGAGGGATTCCTCCAGCTCTGGACATTCTCAGAGCACCCTTTTTGATACTGATGTGTTCCAGGTGGATGGAGGTGGTGGCAGCGGTGGAGAAAACCCATACCCAGATCCAGTTGATCTTATTGTAGACTCACACGGGAGTCCAAACAGTGATTCCCCTAACACCTTCTTCAACAGTGTAGACTTTAACCCAGACTTGCTAAATAGCCAAAGCCAGAGCGGTTTTACAGATGATTTAAATGATGACAGCAGCCAGAGTGGGGATAATGATTTTAAAGACTTTGCTGGGCCGGGCCTGGCCTCTTTGAATATTGTCTCGGGGCTTCCAGTTGATGGGGGTGATGGTAAATATAAGATGGGTTTAGGAGCAGATACCTTGGACTTCAGCATTATTTCCACTGGAGGTAGTAAAACTCTTGGTGGTCCAGATATTCAGGAAACACAGAGCAGGAGCCAGAGCCCACTGCTTAGTAATGATTTGGGAAAAGATAGGCCACAAAAGCAAAAGGTAAAGGAAAGCAGCAACGGTGGAGGAGCAGGGGGAGGCCTAAGTGGGATGCAAAGTGCTGGAATGGAAGGAAAGTCTATGAAACGTAGTCGCACCCCTTCCAGTGATGGGAAGAGCAAGGATAAGCCACCCAAGCGCAAGAAGACAGAATCAGATGGTAAGTCACCATCACATATAACCAACCGTCCTTTCACCCCACCTACGAGTACGGGAGGCTCAAAGTCTCCAGGAACCTCTGGAAGATCACAGACCCCTCCTGGTATGGCCACCCCTCCTATACCCAAAATAACCATCCAGATTCCTAAGGGTACAGTGAGTGTTGGGAAACCATCATCCCACGGTCAGTATAGCAGCAGTGGGTCAAGTAGTTCATCAAGTAGCAAAAGCCACCATGGGCATTCCTCATTGTCATCCTCAGCCTCTGGGAAGATCAAAAGCAACAAGTCAGACGGGTCTTCTGGAATGAAAATCGGGAGCAGTGGAGGCGGAATGTACTCTGGCCAAAGCGGGCAATCAAGCAGCCAATCCAAAAATAGTTCTCAGTCGATGGGAAAGGCAGgttcttcgcccatcactaagcatgGCCTTAGTAGCAACGTCAGTAACTCTAGTGGAAGTAAAACTAAGCCACAAGGGAAGCCTTCAGTGTTAATGAACCCTTCCTTGAGTAAGCCAAACATATCCCCTTCACATTCCAGGCCATCGGGTGGCTCTGATAAGATGTCATCTCCTATGAAACCCATGCCAGGGACTCCTCCATCTTCTAAAGCCAAGTCCCCCATTGGTTCTGGAGGTCAGCACTTGTCTGGAGGTGGTTCAAACTCCACAACAAAGTCCTCCTCTGGGCTTGTGTCCTCAGGATCTTTATCCCAAAAGCCAaattcttcttcctcctcctcctcgtcCTCATCGTCCTCTTCATCGtcctcatcatcatcctcctcttCCTTTTGTGGTGGCGTTTCCCAAAACCTTCACGGCAATTCAAAGGGAAAGTCCCCTAGCAGGAACAAAAAGCCTTCTTTGACAGCAGTCATAGACAAGCTGAAACATGGTGTAGGCACAGGAGGGCCTGGTTCAGAAGACCCTATGGATGGTGGTGGAGGTGGTGGTAGCACTGGGGCCCCTAGCCATGGCATGTCTTCTAAACATGGAATGGTTGTAGGGGAGTTTCCAACAAAACGAGAAAAGAGCGAGAAGGACAAGTCCAAAGGGTCAGGTTCTGGGGGTTCATCTGACCCTTCCAAAAAAGGAGGAGGGGATTCTAAGGGCTCTGTGGGCACAGGCGTAGCTAAAATTATTATCAGCAAACATGATGGGGGCTCTCCCAGTATAAAGGCAAAAGTGACATTACAGAAACCAGAAGGCGGTGGGGATGGCCTTCGATCACAGATGCAAAAAAACTACGGGTCGCCCTTGATTAGCGGTTCCACACCAAAACACGAGAGATGTTCCCCAAGTCATAACAAGTCTCCAGCGTACACCCCTCAGGCGCTGGACAGCGAGAGTGAATCCGGCTCCTCGTCCATCGCAGAGAAGTCTTACCAAAACAGCCCGAGCTCAGACGACGGAGGGGGCAGCGGAAGCAGGGCTCAGACCGAGTATAGTGCCGAGAAACACAAAAAGCACAAAAAGGAGAAGAAGAGGCTCAAAGACAAGGACAGggacagagagaaaaagaagtcCTACGGCATGAAGCCAGAAAGTTGGTCCAAGTCTCCGATTTCTGCCGACCCCACAATGGCCATGTCTGGAGGTTCCATGATGAGCTCCGACCGAGGTGTCAGGCCAACTCCAAGTTTCCTCATGGACGACGATGACTTAATGGATGTGCCTCTCACTTTATAG
- the med1 gene encoding mediator of RNA polymerase II transcription subunit 1 isoform X1, with product MSSLLERLHSKYSQNRPWPETIKLVRQIMEKRTGMMSGSHQHLVTCLETLQKALKVSSLSAMTDRLESIARQNGLTSHLSPNGTECYITTDMFYLEVLLDTEGQLCDVKVAHHRENPVSCPELVEQLREKNFEDFSQHLKGLVNLYKVPGDNKLETKMYLALQSLELDLTKMAAIYWQATNATVLEKILHGTVGYLTPRSGGQVMSLKYYVSPYDLFDDGTGASISLSEGHVPRSLGMNVSVTIEATTSMYKLPIAPLIVGSHAMDNKGTPSFTSITNANSVDLPACFFLKFPQPIPVSRAFIQKIEHCTGIPLIDGSHTFLPHYELVTQFELAKEKDPGPLNHNMRFYASLPGQQHCYFLNKDAPLPDGRSLQGTLLSKIPFQHPSRVPVILSLIRHQVAYNTLIGSCVKRTMLKEDCPGLLQFEVAPLSDSCFSISFQHPVNDSLVCVVMDVQDSTHVSCKLYKGLSDALICTDDFITKVVQRCMSIPVTMRAIRRKAETIQADTPALSLIAETVEDMVKKNLPPASSPGYGMTSALSGLTTPTSSYTSGQNSSLFNMGMKERHDSTGHGDDFNKVTQNPILTSLLQITNNTGGTLGSSPTQPQHTPPPVSSPASNTKNHPMLMNLLKDNPAQDFSNLYGGSPMERQNSSGSPRTELGASATGKPKKKRPRTGAEKMKNQTEDDFQRELFSMDVDSQNTIFDVGMAGDALDTPHITPAPSQCGTPPTVYQQSIPHAQSNMQRMVRIPSTDAIIPDVTDILSDIAEEASKLSGPGEDCPNLGTPVRDSSSSGHSQSTLFDTDVFQVDGGGGSGGENPYPDPVDLIVDSHGSPNSDSPNTFFNSVDFNPDLLNSQSQSGFTDDLNDDSSQSGDNDFKDFAGPGLASLNIVSGLPVDGGDGKYKMGLGADTLDFSIISTGGSKTLGGPDIQETQSRSQSPLLSNDLGKDRPQKQKVKESSNGGGAGGGLSGMQSAGMEGKSMKRSRTPSSDGKSKDKPPKRKKTESDGKSPSHITNRPFTPPTSTGGSKSPGTSGRSQTPPGMATPPIPKITIQIPKGTVSVGKPSSHGQYSSSGSSSSSSSKSHHGHSSLSSSASGKIKSNKSDGSSGMKIGSSGGGMYSGQSGQSSSQSKNSSQSMGKAGSSPITKHGLSSNVSNSSGSKTKPQGKPSVLMNPSLSKPNISPSHSRPSGGSDKMSSPMKPMPGTPPSSKAKSPIGSGGQHLSGGGSNSTTKSSSGLVSSGSLSQKPNSSSSSSSSSSSSSSSSSSSSSSFCGGVSQNLHGNSKGKSPSRNKKPSLTAVIDKLKHGVGTGGPGSEDPMDGGGGGGSTGAPSHGMSSKHGMVVGEFPTKREKSEKDKSKGSGSGGSSDPSKKGGGDSKGSVGTGVAKIIISKHDGGSPSIKAKVTLQKPEGGGDGLRSQMQKNYGSPLISGSTPKHERCSPSHNKSPAYTPQALDSESESGSSSIAEKSYQNSPSSDDGGGSGSRAQTEYSAEKHKKHKKEKKRLKDKDRDREKKKSYGMKPESWSKSPISADPTMAMSGGSMMSSDRGVRPTPSFLMDDDDLMDVPLTL from the exons ATGAGTTCTCTGTTGGAGCGACTGCATTCTAAATACAGTCAGAATCGACCATGGCCCGAAACCATCAAACTAGTGCGGCAAATAATG GAAAAACGGACAGGAATGATGTCTGGCAGCCACCAGCACCTTGTCACTTGTTTAGAGACCTTGCAGAAAGCTTTGAAAG TGTCATCTTTATCTGCCATGACCGATCGTCTGGAGTCAATAGCAAGACAGAATGG CCTAACATCCCACCTGAGTCCAAACGGCACGGAGTGTTATATTACTACGGATATGTTCTACCTTGAAGTACTTTTGGATACAGAAGGGCAACTGTGTGATGTAAAGGTGGCCCACCACAGAGAGAACCCAGTG AGTTGTCCAGAGCTGGTTGAGCAACTAAG GGAGAAGAACTTTGAGGATTTCTCACAGCATCTGAAAGGCCTGGTGAACCTGTACAAGGTGCCGGGGGATAA CAAATTGGAGACAAAAATGTATCTTGCTCTTCAGTCTTTAGAGCTTGACCTCACAAAGATGGCTGCCATTTACTG GCAGGCTACCAATGCCACtgtgctggaaaaaatactgcatGGTACAGTTGGGTACCTGACCCCAAGGAGTGGAG GCCAGGTCATGAGTCTGAAGTATTACGTCTCTCCATATGATTTGTTTGATGACGGCACAGGAGCAAGCATATCTCTCAGCGAAGGACACG TTCCTCGGTCACTTGGAATGAATGTGTCTGTAACCATAGAAGCGACCACCTCCATGTACAAGCTGCCTATCGCCCCGCTCATTGTGGGCTCCCATGCTATGGATAACAAAGG GACTCCATCCTTCACTTCCATAACAAATGCCAACAGTGTGGACCTCCCTGCTTGCTTCTTTCTAAAGTTCCCGCAACCCATTCCAGTTTCCAGAGCATTCATCCAAAAAATCGAACATTGCACTG GTATCCCACTGATTGATGGTTCCCATACTTTCCTGCCTCATTATGAGTTGGTCACCCAGTTTGAGTTGGCCAAAGAAAAGGACCCTGGACCATTAAACCACAACATGCGGTTTTATGCG TCTCTGCCTGGGCAGCAGCATTGCTATTTTCTCAATAAAGATGCCCCTCTCCCTGATGGAAGATCTCTGCAAGGAACGTTGCTGAGTAAGATTCCGTTCCAGCACCCTAGTCGTGTGCCCGTCATCCTTAGCCTGATCCGGCACCAGGTAGCTTACAACACATTGATTGGGAGCTGCGTTAAGCGCACCATGCTGAAGGAAG ACTGCCCTGGCCTTTTGCAGTTTGAAGTGGCTCCTCTCTCCGACTCCTGCTTCAGCATCTCCTTCCAGCATCCAGTCAATGATTCTCTAGTATGTG TTGTGATGGATGTGCAGGATTCCACTCATGTGTCTTGCAAACTTTACAAGGGTCTCTCTGATGCTCTCATCTGTACAGACGACTTTATTACCAAAGTGGTCCAGAG GTGCATGTCAATACCTGTAACAATGAGAGCCATTCGTAGGAAAGCAGAGACTATACAGGCTGACACACCAGCCCTTTCTCTCATTGCTGAGACCGTGGAGGACATGGTAAAGAAGAACCTTCCACCAGCCAGTAGTCCTGGTTATGGGATGACTTCTGCACTTAGTGGCCTAACTACCCCAACCAGCTCGTATACCTCGGGGCAAAATTCTTCCCTATTCAACATGGGGATGAAGGAGCGACATGACTCAACAGGCCACGGAGATGACTTCAACAAAGTTACTCAAAATCCCATACTCACCAGTCTTTTGCAAATCACAAACAACACCGGTGGCACACTGGGCTCAAGTCCAACACAACCCCAGCACACTCCACCTCCTGTCTCTTCCCCAGCAAGTAATACCAAGAACCATCCTATGTTGATGAATTTGCTGAAAGACAACCCAGCACAAGACTTTTCCAACTTGTATGGTGGTAGTCCAATGGAGAGGCAGAATTCCTCAGGATCGCCTCGTACAGAGCTCGGTGCTTCGGCAACTGGAAAGCCCAAGAAAAAAAGGCCCAGGACAGGGGCAGAAAAGATGAAGAACCAGACAGAGGATGACTTTCAGAGGGAGCTCTTCTCCATGGACGTGGACTCTCAGAACACCATATTTGATGTGGGCATGGCAGGTGATGCTCTGGACACCCCTCACATCACACCAGCACCAAGCCAGTGTGGCACACCACCAACTGTGTATCAACAGTCTATACCCCACGCTCAGTCTAACATGCAGAGAATGGTGAGGATCCCTAGCACAGATGCCATTATCCCTGATGTCACAGACATTCTCTCAGACATTGCAGAGGAGGCCTCCAAGCTGTCTGGACCTGGGGAAGATTGTCCAAACCTTGGAACTCCTGTGAGGGATTCCTCCAGCTCTGGACATTCTCAGAGCACCCTTTTTGATACTGATGTGTTCCAGGTGGATGGAGGTGGTGGCAGCGGTGGAGAAAACCCATACCCAGATCCAGTTGATCTTATTGTAGACTCACACGGGAGTCCAAACAGTGATTCCCCTAACACCTTCTTCAACAGTGTAGACTTTAACCCAGACTTGCTAAATAGCCAAAGCCAGAGCGGTTTTACAGATGATTTAAATGATGACAGCAGCCAGAGTGGGGATAATGATTTTAAAGACTTTGCTGGGCCGGGCCTGGCCTCTTTGAATATTGTCTCGGGGCTTCCAGTTGATGGGGGTGATGGTAAATATAAGATGGGTTTAGGAGCAGATACCTTGGACTTCAGCATTATTTCCACTGGAGGTAGTAAAACTCTTGGTGGTCCAGATATTCAGGAAACACAGAGCAGGAGCCAGAGCCCACTGCTTAGTAATGATTTGGGAAAAGATAGGCCACAAAAGCAAAAGGTAAAGGAAAGCAGCAACGGTGGAGGAGCAGGGGGAGGCCTAAGTGGGATGCAAAGTGCTGGAATGGAAGGAAAGTCTATGAAACGTAGTCGCACCCCTTCCAGTGATGGGAAGAGCAAGGATAAGCCACCCAAGCGCAAGAAGACAGAATCAGATGGTAAGTCACCATCACATATAACCAACCGTCCTTTCACCCCACCTACGAGTACGGGAGGCTCAAAGTCTCCAGGAACCTCTGGAAGATCACAGACCCCTCCTGGTATGGCCACCCCTCCTATACCCAAAATAACCATCCAGATTCCTAAGGGTACAGTGAGTGTTGGGAAACCATCATCCCACGGTCAGTATAGCAGCAGTGGGTCAAGTAGTTCATCAAGTAGCAAAAGCCACCATGGGCATTCCTCATTGTCATCCTCAGCCTCTGGGAAGATCAAAAGCAACAAGTCAGACGGGTCTTCTGGAATGAAAATCGGGAGCAGTGGAGGCGGAATGTACTCTGGCCAAAGCGGGCAATCAAGCAGCCAATCCAAAAATAGTTCTCAGTCGATGGGAAAGGCAGgttcttcgcccatcactaagcatgGCCTTAGTAGCAACGTCAGTAACTCTAGTGGAAGTAAAACTAAGCCACAAGGGAAGCCTTCAGTGTTAATGAACCCTTCCTTGAGTAAGCCAAACATATCCCCTTCACATTCCAGGCCATCGGGTGGCTCTGATAAGATGTCATCTCCTATGAAACCCATGCCAGGGACTCCTCCATCTTCTAAAGCCAAGTCCCCCATTGGTTCTGGAGGTCAGCACTTGTCTGGAGGTGGTTCAAACTCCACAACAAAGTCCTCCTCTGGGCTTGTGTCCTCAGGATCTTTATCCCAAAAGCCAaattcttcttcctcctcctcctcgtcCTCATCGTCCTCTTCATCGtcctcatcatcatcctcctcttCCTTTTGTGGTGGCGTTTCCCAAAACCTTCACGGCAATTCAAAGGGAAAGTCCCCTAGCAGGAACAAAAAGCCTTCTTTGACAGCAGTCATAGACAAGCTGAAACATGGTGTAGGCACAGGAGGGCCTGGTTCAGAAGACCCTATGGATGGTGGTGGAGGTGGTGGTAGCACTGGGGCCCCTAGCCATGGCATGTCTTCTAAACATGGAATGGTTGTAGGGGAGTTTCCAACAAAACGAGAAAAGAGCGAGAAGGACAAGTCCAAAGGGTCAGGTTCTGGGGGTTCATCTGACCCTTCCAAAAAAGGAGGAGGGGATTCTAAGGGCTCTGTGGGCACAGGCGTAGCTAAAATTATTATCAGCAAACATGATGGGGGCTCTCCCAGTATAAAGGCAAAAGTGACATTACAGAAACCAGAAGGCGGTGGGGATGGCCTTCGATCACAGATGCAAAAAAACTACGGGTCGCCCTTGATTAGCGGTTCCACACCAAAACACGAGAGATGTTCCCCAAGTCATAACAAGTCTCCAGCGTACACCCCTCAGGCGCTGGACAGCGAGAGTGAATCCGGCTCCTCGTCCATCGCAGAGAAGTCTTACCAAAACAGCCCGAGCTCAGACGACGGAGGGGGCAGCGGAAGCAGGGCTCAGACCGAGTATAGTGCCGAGAAACACAAAAAGCACAAAAAGGAGAAGAAGAGGCTCAAAGACAAGGACAGggacagagagaaaaagaagtcCTACGGCATGAAGCCAGAAAGTTGGTCCAAGTCTCCGATTTCTGCCGACCCCACAATGGCCATGTCTGGAGGTTCCATGATGAGCTCCGACCGAGGTGTCAGGCCAACTCCAAGTTTCCTCATGGACGACGATGACTTAATGGATGTGCCTCTCACTTTATAG